DNA sequence from the Stenotrophomonas sp. 24(2023) genome:
GCCGATGAGGGCGCGGAGGAGATTTTTCACGAGGCCTGCTGTGTGAATGAGCGGCGGAATCGCCCATTTTAGCCCAGAAGCGGCCCGCTGGCCGGCTCGGCCCTGACCGGGCAGGCCATGGCCGGCCCGGCCGACCTACCTGAACAGCCGCGATTGCCGTTGTGACAGCAGCCCCCGTTCGGCGAACGATACCGGCGTGCCTTCCCCCACCACGAAGTGGTCCAGCAGGCGGACATCGACTAGGTCCAGGGCATGCTGCAGTTCGCGGGTGAGCTGCTCATCGGCCTGGGAGGGTTCCGGATCGCCGGAAGGATGGTTGTGGCTGACGATGACCGCCGCCGCGTTGAGCACCAGTGCCCGCCGCACCACCTCGCGCGGGTAGACGGCTGCCGCGTTGATCGTGCCGTGGAACAGGTCTTCGCAGGCCAGCAGGCGGTGCTGGTTGTCCAGGAACAGCACGCTGAACACCTCCTGGGGCCGGGCCCGCAGGTGCTGCTGCAGGAAGCGGCCGACCAGGGCGGGGTGCGTGCACGCCGGCTCGCCCTGTTCCAGCCGGGCGGCCAGGTGGCGCTTGGCCAGTTCCAGCCCGGCCACCAGGGTGCAGCTGCGCGCCGGGCCCAGGCCGGGCAGGCGGGTCAGTTCGCCGGCATTGCGGTCGAGCAGGGTGCGCAGCGGGCCATGCGCGCCCAGCAGTTCGCGGGCGGTCTGTACCGCGTCGCGGCCACCGGTTCCCGACCCCAGGAAAAGGGCCAGCAGCTCGGCATCGGACAAGGCGGCCGGGCCCCGGGCCAGCAGTCTTTCGCGGGGGCGTTCCCCTTCGGGCCAGTCATGGATGGGCATGGGCATAGCTTGCGCCGGCCTGTTCCCGCTTCCCATCGGGGAACGCCGCAGGTGGCTGTGGGTCAGCGCCCCCGGCCACGCAGGTAGTCGAACAGTTCCTGGTTGTTGCACAGCCCCAGCTTGCGCTTGGCTTCGGATTTCTGCCGGCTGATGGTCTTGGGGCTGCGCCCGCAGTGGTCGGCGATGGCATTGATGCTCAGTCCCTGCGCCAGCAGGTCCAGCACCTCGCATTCGCGTGCGGACAGGGAGGCCGGTTCGCGCCGGGGGTGCAGGTCGCGCGCCTGCAGGTGCGCCCGCAGTCCACGCGACACGTGCAGCTGCCCGGCCATCGCCGCGCGCAGGGCCTGCGGCAGTTCGATGAAGTCGGCCGTCTTGTCCACCAGGCCCAGCACGCCCTCGCGCAGCAGGCCGCCGAGGACGTCCGGGTGGCGCACGCCGGTCAGTACCACCACCGGCAGCGCCGGGTGCCGGGTACGCACGGCCTGCAGCAGCTGCGCGCCGTCCGGGCCGTCGCCGGGCATGGACAGGTCGGTCAGCAGCACGTCGTAATCGCCAGGGTCGCATTGCGCCAGCAGGGACAGCAGGGCCGGGCCGTCGCCGGCACTGGCGACCACCTGCATCTGCTGGCGTTCGAGCACGATGCGGACGCCGTGCAGGACCACGGGGTGATCGTCGGCGATGATGATGCGGGGTTGCACGCTGGCTCCTTGGAAAACGACTGCACGCGCCGATGCAGGGCACCAGCAGGATTCTGCGAATCCCGCCGCGCCGGGGGTATAAGAAAGATCCGAAACCGCCGTCAGCCCCGGCCTTCCCGCCGCCCTGCACGCGGGCCCATCAGTTGATAGCCTGCGGTTATGTGCACCGGTCACCGGGGCGACGGGGGCCATCGGGTAAGCTAGCGCCCTCGTTTGCACAGGATTTCCAGGTGGCTGACTCCCCCAAGGCATCCCCGGCGGCCACGCGCGCGCTGGATGGCCAGAAACTGTTGTTGTGCGTGGGCGGGGGCATCGCCGCCTACAAGGCCCTGGAACTGGTGCGACGCCTGCGCGACGCCGGTGCCCAGGTGCAGGTGGCCATGACCGCCGGCGCCCAGCAGTTCGTCACCCCGCTCAGCTTCCAGGCCCTGTCCGGCCAGCCGACCCGTACCACGCTGTGGGACAGCGCCGCCGAACAGGCCATGGGCCACATCGAACTGGCGCGCTGGGCCGACCGCATCGTGGTCGCCCCGGGTACCGCCGACCTGCTGGCCCGTCTGGCCCATGGCCATGCCGATGACCTGGTCAGCACGCTGTGCCTGGCCAGTACCGCGCCGTTGACCGTGTGCCCGGCCATGAACCACCGCATGTGGCTGCACCCGGCCACCCAGGCCAACGTCGCGCTGCTGCGCGAACGTGGCGCGCAGGTGATCGGCCCGGTCGACGGCCCGCTGGCCGAAGGTGAATCCGGCCCGGGGCGCCTGGCCGAACCGCACGACATCGTGGCGGCCCTGGCCGGCAACCTGGCGGCGACCGCCGCGCCCGATCCGGCCAGCGCGCAGCTGCGCGGCCTGCGCCTGGTCATCAGTGCCGGCCCGACCTACGAAGACATCGACCCGGTGCGCTATGTCGGCAACCGCAGCAGCGGCAAGATGGGCTTTGCCCTGGCCGAGGCCGCCGCCCGCGCCGGTGCCCACGTGGTGCTGGTCAGCGGCCCGGTGCACCTGCCCACGCCGGCCGGCGTGCAGCGGGTGGATGTGCGCTCGGCCGCGCAGATGCGCCAGGCGGTGCTCGATGCCCTGCCGGCGGACATCTATATCGGTGCGGCCGCCGTCTCCGATTACACCCCGCGCCAGGTGGCCGCGCAGAAGCTGAAGAAGACCGCCGGCAGCCAGGCGCTGGTGCTGGAGCTGGTGCGCACGCCGGACATCCTGGCCGAGGTGGCCGCGCAGACCCAGTCGCTGAAGCTGGTGGTCGGCTTCGCCGCCGAAACCCATGACGTGGAGAAGTACGCGCGGGGCAAGCTGGTCGACAAGCGACTGGACCTGGTGATCGCCAACCAGGTCGGCATCAGTGGCGGTGGGTTCGAAAGCGACAACAACGCCGCCACGGCCTACTGGCAGGATGGCGAACAGAATTTCCCGGCCACCACCAAGCGTGAGCTGGCCGCACAACTGCTCGCGCTGATCGCGCGGAGGCTCCAGGCATGACCCAGGCACACCTTCCCCAGCCGCTGCAGGTGAAACTGCTCGATCCGCGTTTCGGCGACAGCTGGGCCTTGCCGGCCTATGCCACCGAAGCCAGCGCCGGCATGGACCTGCGTGCTGCGCTGGAAACCGCGCTGACCCTGCAGCCGGGCGATACCGCGCTGGTGCCAAGCGGCCTGGCCATCCACATCGCCGATCCGGGCCTGTGTGCGGTCATCCTGCCGCGTTCAGGGCTGGGCCATCGGCATGGCATCGTGCTGGGCAACGGCACCGGGCTGATCGACGCCGATTACCAGGGCCCCCTGCTGATCAGCGTCTGGAACCGGGGCCGGGAGGCCTTCACCATCGAACCGGGCGACCGCATCGCGCAGCTGGTGGTGGTGCCCATCGCACGCGTCAGCCTGCAGGTAGTGGATACTTTCACCGACAGCGTTCGGGGAACGGGTGGATTCGGCCACACCGGAGTGCGCTGACAGGGAGCAACGATGAACAACAGCGCGGCAGCGAAGTCGATACGTTCCTGGGTACGCAAGGAGTCGCTGTTGGCGCTGCTGCTGGTGCTGCTGGCGGCCTGGCTCGGCTATGGCGCAGTCCAGCAATGGCGCCAGCAGGCGACCGTGGATGCGCTGGAAAGCGCCCGCGATACCGCCGTGCAGGGCCTGCAGCAGGCGGCCTCGGGCCAGCTGTCGCAGCTGGGCCGTCAGCTCAAGGCTGCGCGCGTGCAGCAGGCGCTGCAGGCCGGTGACGCCGCAGGCGCCGCGCTGGCCCTGCGGGAAAGCTGGAGCGGTGTCGAGCAGGTGGATGTGTTCGCGGCCGACCTGGCTACCGGCTATGCCGACCCGGCCGCGTTCGGCTATGCCCGCCTGGCCCTGCTGGAGGCGGCGATCGCCCAGAACAGGCCCGGGCTGCGCGTGGTCCGTGATGGCGGAGGCAACCGCCTCGGCCTGGCTGCACCGGTCACGCTGGGCACGCAGGGCCCGGCCGTGGTGTATGTCCGCCAGCCCCTGCTGCGCCTGACCGCGCCGCTGGACCAGGTGCAGGCTCCGGGCACCGGTTTCCTGGCCTTGCGCCAGGGCACGCGCGACCTGGTGGTGCAGGGGGATGCCAGCCTGTCCTCGACGGCCGAAGCGCAGGCGCGCCCGATTGCCGGTACCCCGTTGCGCCTGGCCGCTGCCGTACCGGCGGTGGATGCCGGTCCGCTTGGGCTGGGGGTGATTTCCGGTGCCATCGTCGCGCTGCTGCTGGCACTGGTGGCAGTGCTGATGCTGGTTGGCCGCGGCCGCCTGCCCACGTCGCTGCCCACATCGCTGCCGCGCCGCCGCGCGGTGGCCGAGGAAGACCAGGGGCCGACGCTGCGCGAGAGCCTGGCGATGGTGCCGCCGGCAACGGCGATGGCTGCTGCCACGCCTGCGGAGGCGGCATCGGCCGCGCCGCCGGCACCGCCACCGGTGCCGGCCGATGAACTGGCTGCCGGCATGTTCCGTGCCTATGACATCCGTGGCGTGGTCGGCAGCGAGCTGACGGCCCGCAGTGCGGCCCTGATCGGCCAGTCCATCGGCACGGCAGTGCTGGAACAGGGGCTGCGCGAAGTGGTGATCGGCCGCGACGGGCGGCTGTCCGGGCCGGAACTGGCGGCCGCCTTGGCCGAAGGCCTGCGCCGCGCCGGCTGCGATGTCATCGACATCGGCATGGCGCCGACGCCGGTGGTCTATTTTGCCGCCTTCCACCTGCGCACCGGGACCTGCGTGGCGGTGACCGGCAGCCACAACCCGCCCGAATACAACGGTTTCAAGGTCGTCATCGGCGGGGAAACGCTGTCCGGCAGTGCCATCACCGACCTGTACGCACGCATCACCGAGGGCCGCCTGATGCAGGCTGCCGAACCGGGCAGCTACCAGCAGCGCGAGGTCAGCGAGGACTACATCCAGCGCATTGCCGACGACGTGCAGCTGGACCGCCCACTGAAGGTGGTGGCCGACGCCGGCAACGGCGTGGCCGGCGCTCTCGCCCCGCAACTGCTTGAAGCCATCGGCGCCGAGGTCATCCCGCTGTACTGCGATGTGGACGGCAGCTTCCCCAACCACCACCCCGATCCCAGCGAACCGGCCAACCTGGAAGACCTGGTGCAGACGGTCAAGCGCTTCGGCGCTGACCTGGGTGTCGCCTTCGATGGTGATGGCGACCGCCTGGGCGTGGTCACCGGCGAAGGCCGGATCATCCATGCCGACCGTCTGCTGATGCTGTTCGCCGCCGATGTGCTGATGCGCAACCCGGGTGCGATGGTGCTGTATGACGTGAAGTGCACCGGCCGGCTGTCCGACCATGTGCTGCGCCACGGGGGCAGCCCGCTGATGTGGAAGACCGGGCATTCGCTGATGAAGGCCAAGATGCGCGAGACCGACGCCGAGCTGGCGGGCGAGATGAGCGGGCACTTCTTCTTCAAGGAGCGCTGGTTCGGTTTCGACGATGGCCTGTATGCCGCCGCGCGCCTGCTGGAGATCCTGGCCCAGCGCGAGGACAGCGTGGACGAGGTGATGGCCGAACTGCCCGAGGGCCTGTCCACGCCGGAACTGAAGGTGCCGGTGGCCGAAGGCACGCCGCACGCGCTGGTGTCGCTGCTGGTCTCGGCCGCACAGGCGGCCGACAGCCCCTATGCCGGTGGCCGCCTGTCCACCATCGACGGCCTGCGCGTGGATTTCCCCGATGGCTGGGGCCTGGTGCGCGCCTCCAACACCACCCCGGTGCTGGTGCTGCGCTTCGAAGCCGACAGCGAGGAGGCACTGGAGCGCATCCAGGCGTTGTTCCGCAGCCAGTTGCAGCCGTTGCTGGGTGATACCCCGCTGGGATTCTGATCGTCCCATCCACGCATGGCGTGGATCTACGGAGGTGGGCCGCTGTCGATCCACGCCATGCGTGGATGGAATCCCCGTACGCCCGCACCGGCCCGCCGTTGTAGATCCACGCCATGCGTGGATGGAATCCCCCGCACGCCCGCACCGGCCCGCCGTTGTAGATCCACGCCATGCGTGGATGGAATCCCCGCACGCCCGCACCGGCCCGCCGTTGTAGATCCACGCCATGCGTGGATGGAATCCCCCGTACGCCCGCACCGGCCCGCCGTTGTAGATCCACGCCATGCGTGGATGGAATCCCCCGCACGCCCGCACCGGCCCGCCGTTGTAGATCCACGCCATGCGTGGATCGGGCCGCCGACCTACCCCTTGAACCGCAGCCCCACGCCGGGCTCGGTGAACAGGTAGCGCGAATCCAGCGCCGAATCGCCCAGCTTGTGCCGCAGCTTGCCCACCAGGATGCGCAGGTAGTGCGTGTCGTGCTGGTGGGTCGGCCCCCAGATTTCCTGCAGGATCTGCGGCTGGGTCACCACCCGCCCGGCATTGCGCAGCAGCAGCGACAGCAGCGCGTACTCCTTGCGGGTCAGCGCCACCGGCTGCCCGTCCAGCGTCACTTCGCGGCGCACCAGGTCCACGTGCAGGTGGCCATCGTCGAACACCGGCGGGGTGCCATCGACCGGCACGCTGCGCGTGCGCAGCAGAGCCCGCACGCGGGCCATCAGTTCCTGCGTGCCGAACGGCTTGGTCACATAGTCATTGGCGCCGTTGTCCAGCGCCCGCACCTTCTCGCCTTCGCCAGCGCGCACGGTCAGCATGATCACCGGTACCTGGCTCCACTGGCGCAGCTGTTCCAGCACCTCGTGGCCTTCCATGTCGGGCAGGCCGATATCCAGGATCACCAGGTCCATGTCCTCGCTGGCCAGCAGCTGCAGGCCCTCCTGGCCCGTGGCAGCCTGGCGCACGGCATAGCCCTGCGCACGCAGGCTGATGTCCAGGAAGCGTCGGATCTGGGTCTCATCGTCGATCACCAGCACGCGCGCGCACGGCGCGCTGGCGTCAGGGGCTGTTGGACTCATCGTGGTCGGCCGGGGTCAGCAGGGGCAGGGTGATGCGGATCAGGGTACCGCGACCGTCGCGCCCGGACAGCGCCTGCACGCTGCCACCGTGCGCGCCGATCATGCCCTGGCAGATGGTCAGGCCCAGCCCGGTGCCATGGCGGCCACGGTCACCGCGTTCCACGCTGTAGAACATGTCGAAGATGCGCGCGCGCTCGTCATCGGGGATGCCCGGCCCGCGGTCGATCACATCGATGCGCAGCTGGTTGTCGAACTGGCGGGCCTGCACCACCACTGCCTCACCGGCGGGCGAGAACTTGGCCGCGTTCTCCATCACGTTGAACACCGCCTGTTCGACCAGCGCCGGGTGGACCCAGATCGGTGCCAGCGTGGCCGGGATGTCCAGTTCCAGCCGCACCTTGGGCTGGTAGCGCTGCAGCCGGCGGGCGGCCGAGCCGATCAGCTCGTCCACGCCGATCCAGTCGCGGTTGATCTTCAGTCCTTCATGGCCCAGGCGGGTCATGTCCAGCAGGTTCTGGATGTAGCGGTCCAGTCGTTCGCCTTCCACCAGGATGGTGTCCAGCAGGGCACGGCGGTCGGCCAGGTCCATGGCCTCGCCATAGCTGGCCAGGCTGTCGGCCGAGCCGATCATCGCCGCCAGTGGCGAGCGCAGATCGTGCGAGACCGAGGACAGCAGCGCCGAGCGCAGCCGCTCGGTCTCGTTGCTGACGTGGGCCTGCTCCAGCTCCGCCACCAGTCGCGTGCGCAGTGCGGCCTGGGCGATGTCATCGACCATCGCCTCGGCCAGCTGGCGTTGTTCGGGCAGCAGCCGCGCCTGCGCACCCGGCAGGTACAGGCCGGCCACGCCGATCGCACGGTCCTCGCCATCGAGCAGCGGCAGGAACCACCAGCGGGCACCGGCCAGGGTGTCGGTGAAGCGGCCACTGGGCTGGCCATGGCGCAGTGCCCAGTCGGCGGCGGCCAGGTCGGTATCGCCGGGCTGGGCACGGCCACCGCTGCGGGTTTCATTGCCGATGCGCAGCCACGCCGGTGCGTCCAGCGCCTGTTCCAGCGCCAGGCGGCCGGCATGCAGTACCTCACCGTTGCCTGCCGCGCTGGCCAGATGCCGGCCCAGGTGCTGGCGCGCGCGGGCATGGCGGTTGGCCGCGCTCAGGGCCACCACCTGCATGCGCAGGCGCGAGGCCAGGCGGCCGGCCACCAGTGCGGCGGCCAGGAACAGGAACACGGTGATCACGCCCTGCCGCGCGCCGATGGCGAAGGTGAAGCGTGGGGCGATGAACAGGAAGTTGTACGACAGGAAGCACAGGATCGCCGCCAGCACGGCGATGCTGGCGCGGGTCCGGGCAGCCACCAGTACCACCGCGGTGATGAACACCATCGACAGGTCGGCCATGCCCACCCAGCGGTCCACCAGCCATGCCACCAGGCAGGCCAGCGCGGTGGCGGCCAGGGCCTGCAGCGCTTCCGGGCCCTGCCCATGCAGCGGTGCCAGCAACCGCTCGCGGCGCGCGCGCGCACGGGCCTGCGGGGTGCTGATGATGGTGATCTCGTAATGCGCTCCGCGCTGGATCAGCTGCTGGGTCAGCGTGCGGTTGACCATCCGCGCCAGCGGGCGTTCACGGGTGCGGCCCAGCACCAGCGTGGACACGCCGTTGTGCGCGGCGTGGTCGAGCAGGGCATCGGCGATGCTGGAGCCGTGCAGCAGCTCGGCTTCGCCACCCAGCCGGCGGGCCAGCGCGAAGGCCGCATCGATCTCCTGCCGGGTGGCCTCGTCCTGGCGCCGGCCCTGCACGGTCACCACGGTCCAGGGCGCATCGCGGCGCTCGGCGATGCGCCGCGCCACGCGCACCAGGTATTCGCTCTGGCCACCGCCGTCGATGGCCACCAGCACGCGCCGTTTCAGCGGCAGCGCCGCCTCGCCGCGCGCCGCGCGGGTTTCGCGCAGGCTGTTGTCGACGCGGTCGGCGGCCTCCTGCATCGCCAGCTCGCGCAGCGCGGTCAGGTTGGCCGGCGAGAAGAACTGCTGCAGCGCCTGCGCGGCCTGTTCGGGCACATAGACCTTGCCCTGCTGCAGCCGCGCGATCAGCTCGCGTGGCGGCAGGTCCACCAGCACGATGTCGTGCAGGCGGTCGAACACCGCATCGGGCACGGTCTCGCTCACGCGCACGCCGGTGATGCGCATCACCACGTCGTTGAGGCTTTCCAGGTGCTGGATGTTGATCGTGGTCCAGACGTCGATGCCGGCGTCCAGCAGCTCCATCACATCCTGCCAGCGCCGCTCGTGGCGGCTGCCGGGGGCGTTGCGGTGGGCCAGTTCGTCCACCAGCACCAGTGCCGGGCGCCGCGCGAGCACGGCGTCCAGATCCATCTCCTGCAGCGTGTGCCCGTGGTAGGCCACCGGCTTGAGCGGCAGGTGCGGCAGGCCCTCGACCAGCGCCTGGGTATCGGCGCGGCCGTGGGTCTCCACCAGCCCGACCACCAGGTCCACGCCGCGCCGCAGCTGTTCCTGGGCGCGGGTGAGCATGGTGTAGGTCTTGCCGACCCCGGGGGCAGCACCGAGGAAGACGGTGAGCTTGCCACCGGCTTCGCGTTGCAGTCCTTCCACCAGGGCATCGGCCTGGCGTGTACGCAGGTCACTCATGGGGGCGATTGTGCGCGCAGGCGTGGCAAGCGTGCATCACGGGGCCGGGCCGGTGGCGTCGAGCGCGCGGTTGAGGGTCATCACGTTCACCCGCGGCTGGCCGAGCAGGCCCCACTGCGGGCCCTGCGTGCTGGCCTGCACCAGCGCCTGCACACGGGCTTCGGGCAGGCCGCGCGCGCGTGCCACGCGGGCCACCTGCACCTGTGCCGCGGCCGGGCTCAGTTCCGGGTCCAGGCCACCGCCGGACTGGGTGACCAGGTCGGCCGGCACCTGGGCCGGGCGGATGCCTTCGCGCGCGGCAACCGCTTCGGTGGCCTTGGCCACCTGCTCGATCAGCGCCGGGTTGGTCCGGGCCAGGTTCGAACCGCTGGCCGACATCGGGTCGTACTTGGCCGCCGATGGGCGTGCCTGGAAGTAGCCATCGGCCTGGAACGGTTGTGACAGCAGGCGCGAGCCACGCACCTGACCGTTGGCATCCACCAGCAGGCTGCCCGTGGCCTGGTCGGGGAAGGCCGTGCCGGCAATGCCGGTGGCGGCCACCGCATAGACCAGGCCGGTCAGCAGCAGGCTGGCGATGCCCAAGCCGATCGCCGGGCGCCAGCTGGCGCCATCGAGCACCGGGGCAGCGGGCGCCTCGGCGCGCGCGCTGCGGGTGGCAGAGGAGGAGAGGGGACGGTTCATGCGCCGAATACCAGGACAAGGAAGAGATCGATCAGCTTGATCGCCGCGAACGGCAGCAGTACGCCACCCAGGCCGTACACCAGCATGTTCCGGCGCAGCAGCGCCGTCGCGGTGGCCGGGCGGAAGCGCACGCCGCGCAGCGCCAGCGGGATCAGCGCCGGAATCACCACGGCATTGAAGATCAGCGCCGCGAGCACCGCGTTGCGCGGGCTGGACAGGTGCATCACGTTCAACGAGGCCATCGCCGGCAGTGCCGCGGCGAACAGCGCCGGCAGGATCGCGAAGTACTTGGACACATCGTTGGCCAGCGAGAAGGTGGTCAGCGCGCCGCGGGTGATCAGCTGCTGCTTGCCCACTTCCACCACCGCCAGCAGTTTGGCCGGGTCCGAATCCAGGTCGACCATGTTGCCGGCTTCCTTGGCCGCCTGCGTGCCGGAGTTCATCGCCAGGCCGATGTCGGCCTGGGCCAGCGCCGGTGCGTCGTTGGTGCCGTCGCCGACCATCGCCACCAGGCGGCCGCCGGCCTGCTCGGCACGGATGCGCGCCAGCTTGTCTTCCGGGCGGGCCTCGGCGATGTAATCGTCCACGCCGGCTTCGGCAGCGATGGCTGCCGCGGTCAGCGGGTTGTCGCCGGTGATCATCACCGTACGGATGCCCATGGCGCGCAGCTGGGCGAACTTCTCGCGCATGCCGTGCTTGACCACGTCCGACAGCTCGATCACGCCCAGCACGTGGCGGCCTTCGGCCACCACCAGCGGGGTAGCGCCATTACGCGCCACCTGCTCCACGCGCCCGGCCAGTTCCACCGGCACGCTGCCACCCAGCGACTGCACGTAGGCGCGGATCGCATCCTGCGCGCCCTTGCGGATCTGCTGGCCGCCCGGCAGGTCCACGCCGGACATGCGGGTCTGTGCGGTGAAGGCCAGGTAGTCGGCCTTTTCCGGCTCGGCGGTGGCACAGCCCTGTTCGCGGGCCAGGCGCACGATCGACTTGCCTTCCGGGGTCGGGTCGGCCAGCGAGGACAGCAGCGCCGCTTCGCGCAGCTGTTCGGCATCGATGCCGGCCAGCGCGTGGAAGTGGCTGGCCTGGCGGTCGCCGTAGGTGATGGTGCCGGTCTTGTCCAGCAGCAGCACGTCCACGTCACCGGCCACTTCCACCGCCTTGCCCGACTTGGCCAGCACGTTGGCGGCCAGTGCACGGTTCATGCCGGCGATGCCGATGGCCGGCAGCAGGCCACCGATGGTGGTCGGGATCAGGCACACCAGCAGGGCGATCAGCAGCAGCGGGTCGACCTTCACGCCGACCGCCGCACCGATGGCCGGCAGCGTGGCCACCACCACCAGGAAGGTCAGCGTCATCGCCGCCAGCAGCAGGGTCAGCGCCACTTCGTTGGGCGTCTTCTGCCGGTTGGCGCCTTCAACCAGCGCGATCATGCGGTCCAGGAAGCTGTGGCCCGGTTCGGCGGTCACCCGCACGATGATCTCGTCGGACAGCACCTTGGTGCCGCCGATCACGCCGGAGCGGTCGGTGCCGGCCTCACGCAGCACCGGCGCCGATTCACCGGTCACCGCCGCTTCGTTGATGGTGGCCAGGCCGTGCACGATCTCGCCATCGGCCGGGATCAGATCGCCGGCGCTGACGATCACATGGTCGCCCGGGCGCAGCTCGGCGGCCGGCACGTGGGTTTCGCTGGCACCGGCCTGCGGTGCGGCCAGGCGGCGGGCGGTCAGGTCCTGGCGGGCACGGCGCAGCGATGCCGCCTGGCCGCGGCCACGGGCCTCGGCCACGGCTTCGGCGAAGTTGCCGAACAGCACCGTCACCAGCAGGATCGCAGTCACCGCCAGGCCGAAGCCCAGCGGCGCGTTGCCGGTCAGGGTGACCAGCAGCGAGACCAGCGTGCCGGCCATCACCACGGCCATCACCGGGCTGTGCACCAGGTGCATCGGCGAGAGCTTGAGCACCGCCTCCACCAGGGCACGGCGCAGGCCGGCACCATCAAGCAGGGCAGGGCGGGAAACAACAGTTGAGCGGGTCATGGGTCGATCCTCAGTGCAGTCCCAGGCTCAGGTGGTCGGCCACCGGGCCGAGCACCAGCGCTGGCATGAACTGCAGCACGGTCAGGATGACGATCACCGAGACCAGGGTCAGGGCGAAGGTCGGGGTTTCGATCTGCAGGCTGCCGGCCGATTCCGGGGCCTGGCGCTTGGCGGTCAGCTGCGCGGCCACCACCAGCGGGATCACCAGCAGCGGGAAGCGGCCCAGCAGCAGCACCAGCGAACAGCTCAGGTTCCACCACGGCGTCGCATCGCCCAGGCCTTCAAAGCCCGATCCGTTGTTGGCGAACGCGGAGGTGTACTCGTAGAACACCTGGCTGATGCCATGGAAGCCGGGATTGGACGTACCGGACAGGCCCGGCACGGCCAGGGCGATGGCGGTGAACACCAGCAGGGTGATCGGCTGCAGCAGGATCAGCAGTGCCAGCAGGCGCACCTGCGGTGTTTCCAGCTTGCGGCCGAACAGTTCCGGCGTGCGGCCGGTCATCAGCCCGGCCAGGAACACGCCCAGCAGCAGGTAGACGATGAACTGCTGCAGGCCGCAGCCGATGCCGCCCCAGATCGCGCTGACCAGCATGTTGACCAGGGCCATGCCACCGGTCAGCGGCGCCAGCGAGTCATGCATGGCATTGACCGAGCCGTTCTGCACCTGGGTGGTCACCGCGGCCCACAGCGCACTGCCATCGGCGCCGAAGCGCACTTCCTTGCCTTCCATCACCAGCGCACTGGCGGCGGTGGCACTGTGGCCCTCGCTCCAGACCATCGCCGTGGTGGACAGCACCGACATGCCGAGCATGCAGGCGAACACCAGCACCCCGAAGCGGCGGCGTCCGGTCAGCGAGCCGATCATGAACACCGAGGCGATCGGGATCAGCAGGATGCCGATCAGCTCCAGCGCATTGGACAGCGGGGTCGGGTTTTCCAGCGGGAACGCGCTGTTGGGGCCGTACCAGCCGCCGCCGTTGGCGCCGAGCTGCTTGGCCGCGACCATGGCCGCCACCGGGCCCAGCGGCAGCTTCTGCTGCGCCATGCCGGCACTGGCGTCGATCGGCGTGGCCTGCGGGCCACCGGCCAGCGTGGCCGGCACGCCCTGGCTGGCCAGGGCCAGCGTCCACACCAGGCACAGCGGCAGCAGGAAGCGCATGCACAGGCGCATCACGTCCACGTAGTAGTTGCCCACCGCGATCTGACGGTCACCGGGCAGGTCACTGTCGGCCGCCTGCTTCGGTGCGCGCGAGAACAGAGCGCGCAGCGTGGCCACGGCCATCGCCAGGCCCATCATCGGCGTCACCACCATCAGGCCGGTGATGGCCGTCATCTGCGACAGATAGGACAGCTGCGCCTGGCC
Encoded proteins:
- the kdpA gene encoding potassium-transporting ATPase subunit KdpA; this encodes MTEILILLAASVLLAWPLGLYLARIMRGTPMKIDVLFHWIERPLYRLFGVDPARSMNWRGYVLAFVLSNVVIAVLVQTVFMTQAWLPLNPDQIPNMRWDTALHTMISFLTNTNQQHYSGQAQLSYLSQMTAITGLMVVTPMMGLAMAVATLRALFSRAPKQAADSDLPGDRQIAVGNYYVDVMRLCMRFLLPLCLVWTLALASQGVPATLAGGPQATPIDASAGMAQQKLPLGPVAAMVAAKQLGANGGGWYGPNSAFPLENPTPLSNALELIGILLIPIASVFMIGSLTGRRRFGVLVFACMLGMSVLSTTAMVWSEGHSATAASALVMEGKEVRFGADGSALWAAVTTQVQNGSVNAMHDSLAPLTGGMALVNMLVSAIWGGIGCGLQQFIVYLLLGVFLAGLMTGRTPELFGRKLETPQVRLLALLILLQPITLLVFTAIALAVPGLSGTSNPGFHGISQVFYEYTSAFANNGSGFEGLGDATPWWNLSCSLVLLLGRFPLLVIPLVVAAQLTAKRQAPESAGSLQIETPTFALTLVSVIVILTVLQFMPALVLGPVADHLSLGLH